One part of the Francisella adeliensis genome encodes these proteins:
- a CDS encoding sugar porter family MFS transporter — translation MQTKKSTKLYVLVIVAVAAIGGLLFGFDTSIIAGATPFIQKEFTAQNWQIEMVVSFCVLGAFFGAILSGFFTDRFGRKRVMIATSLLFIIGTLVAAFAPNIEILAFGRFLLGSAIGVASYAVPLFIAEVAPASKRGSLVLWNGAFLTGGQVIAFGVNYSLTASGDWRMMIATGLVPAVMLFVGMCFMPYSPKWLFSKGRKVEARETLTKIRETEQDVSEELNAIQDNLEKSTKAKFSAIFNKKVRPVLYIGLALGIFQQFFGINTVMYYGPHIMSSIGFEGDEMNMLMTLSLGLVNFVATIVTIMFIDKLGRRRFLLIGSAMAAISLFSMIYLLKDTSNGSTAVLALICLLVYIIGYCVSVGSLFWLIISEIFPLNVRGSAMSFVASIQWLANFVVAATFLSILTTLGVSFTFGIYACVATLAFVITYFFVPETKGVHLETIENNLNRGVSTRHLGVEDYQIVKSI, via the coding sequence ATGCAAACTAAAAAGTCTACTAAACTATATGTTTTGGTGATTGTAGCTGTTGCTGCAATTGGAGGACTATTATTTGGTTTTGATACATCTATCATAGCTGGTGCAACACCGTTTATCCAAAAAGAGTTTACTGCACAAAACTGGCAGATTGAAATGGTTGTGAGTTTCTGTGTGTTGGGAGCGTTCTTTGGTGCTATTTTAAGCGGATTTTTTACAGATAGATTCGGTAGAAAGCGTGTAATGATAGCTACAAGTCTGCTTTTTATTATTGGTACCTTAGTTGCAGCATTTGCACCAAATATAGAAATACTAGCATTTGGTAGGTTCTTACTTGGATCAGCAATTGGTGTAGCATCTTATGCTGTACCGTTATTTATAGCAGAAGTGGCTCCAGCGAGTAAAAGAGGTTCTTTAGTGTTGTGGAATGGTGCATTCCTTACTGGGGGGCAGGTTATAGCATTCGGGGTTAACTATTCACTTACAGCAAGTGGTGATTGGCGAATGATGATTGCTACAGGTCTTGTGCCTGCTGTAATGTTATTTGTAGGTATGTGTTTTATGCCTTATTCACCTAAATGGTTATTTTCTAAAGGTAGGAAAGTAGAGGCTCGTGAGACATTAACAAAGATTCGTGAAACAGAGCAAGATGTATCAGAAGAGTTAAATGCTATTCAAGATAACTTGGAGAAATCAACTAAAGCAAAATTTTCTGCTATTTTTAATAAAAAAGTACGACCTGTACTTTATATTGGTTTAGCTTTGGGTATATTTCAGCAGTTTTTTGGTATTAATACAGTTATGTACTATGGTCCTCATATTATGTCTAGTATTGGTTTTGAGGGTGATGAGATGAACATGCTTATGACTTTATCTCTAGGACTTGTAAACTTTGTAGCAACTATTGTAACTATTATGTTTATAGATAAGCTTGGTAGAAGAAGATTCTTGTTAATTGGTTCAGCAATGGCTGCTATAAGCTTATTTTCTATGATTTATCTACTAAAAGATACTTCAAATGGTTCTACAGCAGTTTTAGCTTTGATTTGTCTGTTAGTTTATATTATTGGTTACTGCGTAAGTGTGGGTTCATTATTCTGGTTGATAATTTCAGAAATATTCCCATTAAATGTTCGTGGATCTGCTATGAGTTTTGTAGCATCTATTCAGTGGTTAGCAAATTTTGTAGTAGCAGCAACTTTCTTAAGTATATTGACAACCCTAGGTGTTTCATTCACATTTGGAATATATGCATGTGTAGCCACACTAGCTTTTGTTATTACATACTTTTTTGTGCCAGAAACAAAGGGTGTACATCTTGAAACTATTGAGAATAACCTCAATAGAGGTGTATCAACTAGGCATCTGGGTGTAGAAGATTATCAAATTGTGAAAAGTATTTAA
- a CDS encoding inositol oxygenase family protein: MSQSAENSFGEFRNYTDSKFQDRVERTYREMHINQSLEYVKSMKEKYFKLELGNMDVYDVFKLLEDVHDESDPDNDLPQIEHAYQTAEACQNKFLKSDTEIRDNAMIRTLFREHEWQSIPTEWQKFYTEKETLANLYSHIKDWSWLPLVGFIHDLGKIMTLPQYGELPQWSTVGDTYPVACPFAKANVFYDSGFYKEASDYITYNSSTATHHGLYKKNCGFDDVQMSFGHDEYVYKVFEQGSDIPYEGLYLLRYHSFYPWHTPQNGGLAYQELAGEKDWLLLPLLKTFQKADLYSKLPELPPKEVLEAKYKGLLNKWVSKEKIDW; this comes from the coding sequence ATGTCTCAATCAGCAGAAAATTCATTTGGAGAATTTCGTAACTATACAGATAGTAAGTTTCAAGACAGAGTCGAAAGAACTTATAGAGAAATGCATATAAATCAGTCTTTAGAATATGTGAAAAGTATGAAAGAAAAGTACTTTAAGCTAGAGCTTGGTAATATGGATGTCTATGATGTTTTTAAGCTTTTAGAAGATGTACATGATGAGAGTGATCCTGATAATGACTTACCTCAGATAGAGCATGCTTACCAAACTGCAGAAGCCTGCCAGAATAAATTCCTAAAAAGTGATACAGAGATTAGAGATAATGCGATGATTAGAACTTTATTTAGAGAACATGAATGGCAAAGTATTCCAACAGAGTGGCAGAAGTTTTATACAGAGAAAGAAACTCTGGCTAATCTATACTCGCATATAAAAGATTGGTCATGGTTGCCATTAGTGGGCTTTATTCATGATTTAGGTAAGATTATGACTTTGCCTCAATATGGTGAATTACCTCAATGGTCTACAGTAGGAGATACATACCCAGTTGCTTGCCCATTTGCAAAAGCAAATGTCTTTTATGATAGCGGTTTTTATAAAGAAGCTAGTGACTATATTACTTATAATAGTTCTACAGCTACTCACCACGGCTTATATAAAAAAAACTGTGGCTTTGATGATGTACAAATGAGTTTTGGGCATGATGAATATGTTTATAAAGTTTTTGAGCAAGGTAGTGATATTCCTTATGAGGGATTGTATTTGCTTAGGTATCATTCTTTTTATCCATGGCACACACCGCAAAATGGTGGTTTAGCTTATCAAGAGTTAGCTGGTGAAAAGGATTGGTTATTATTGCCATTATTAAAGACTTTCCAGAAAGCAGATCTTTATTCAAAGCTTCCTGAACTTCCACCAAAAGAAGTTTTAGAGGCAAAGTATAAAGGCTTGTTAAATAAATGGGTGTCAAAGGAAAAAATTGATTGGTAA
- a CDS encoding RNA pyrophosphohydrolase: MIDKNGYRANVAIILINKQNRVFWAKRRNRTSWQFPQGGVSKGESPLQSMYRELHEEIGLRPHDVEVIGSTRNWIKYDIPDNLVRNKEPICIGQKQKWFLLRLKTVERNIDLEATDSPEFDNWRWVNYWYPINHVVNFKQEVYREALTYFKDFL, from the coding sequence ATGATAGATAAAAATGGTTATAGAGCTAATGTTGCAATAATCCTAATCAATAAACAAAACAGGGTTTTTTGGGCTAAGCGTCGCAATAGAACTTCTTGGCAGTTCCCTCAAGGAGGAGTATCAAAGGGTGAATCACCACTTCAATCAATGTATAGAGAATTACATGAGGAAATTGGTTTAAGGCCTCATGATGTTGAAGTTATTGGTTCTACCCGTAATTGGATTAAATACGATATTCCAGATAATTTAGTTAGAAACAAAGAACCTATATGTATAGGTCAGAAGCAAAAATGGTTTTTGTTACGCCTTAAAACAGTAGAAAGAAACATAGATTTAGAAGCTACTGATTCGCCAGAGTTTGATAATTGGCGCTGGGTTAACTATTGGTACCCTATAAATCATGTTGTGAATTTTAAACAAGAAGTTTATAGAGAAGCATTAACTTATTTTAAAGATTTTTTATAA
- a CDS encoding phosphatase PAP2 family protein encodes MNCIDCKLAKRTIFYAVLTIVLTALCYNFLDKKVTDTIYSSDLFGTGINTFASLFSNLFSPKIWAIIIVLATIACIYKYIKKQQSKNLYILSLSLIVTFFVAGTLKVLLARSRPELWLFDQQFGFHFFSFKSVYNSMPSGHTTFTFAGLLAIANFFKNKRITVIAIIVAAIVGVSRILILDHFASDILISAYIGTFCYLWSKAFVEHRLTD; translated from the coding sequence ATGAACTGTATAGATTGCAAGCTTGCTAAAAGAACTATTTTTTATGCTGTTTTAACTATAGTACTAACAGCTTTGTGCTATAACTTTCTCGACAAGAAAGTCACTGATACTATATACAGCAGCGACCTCTTCGGTACAGGTATAAATACTTTTGCTTCTCTTTTTTCAAACCTGTTCTCACCAAAAATCTGGGCTATTATCATAGTACTGGCTACAATTGCATGTATATACAAATATATAAAAAAACAACAGTCTAAAAACCTATATATATTATCCTTATCTCTAATTGTGACATTCTTTGTAGCAGGAACATTAAAAGTACTATTAGCAAGATCTCGACCAGAACTTTGGCTTTTCGACCAACAATTTGGTTTTCATTTCTTCTCTTTTAAAAGTGTTTATAACTCTATGCCATCAGGACATACTACTTTTACATTTGCTGGACTTTTAGCAATTGCTAATTTTTTCAAAAATAAACGGATTACTGTCATTGCAATAATTGTTGCTGCTATAGTAGGTGTTAGTAGAATACTAATACTTGATCATTTCGCTTCAGATATTTTAATATCTGCATATATTGGTACATTTTGTTATCTTTGGTCAAAAGCTTTTGTTGAGCATAGACTAACTGACTAA
- the ampD gene encoding 1,6-anhydro-N-acetylmuramyl-L-alanine amidase AmpD → MFKDGWYQKAKHIKSCNHNSRPTESGIDLVVIHCISLPEGDYENDNVEQFFQNRLDISIDDSLESLENVRVSAHFYIKRNGEVVQFVSVDDRAWHAGVSEYHSRQGCNDFSVGIEMQGTDKDFYQSEQYRSLNILLLDMKKNYPSIKNITGHEDIAPGRKTDPGVGFNWDRVNF, encoded by the coding sequence ATGTTTAAAGATGGTTGGTATCAAAAAGCAAAACATATTAAGAGCTGCAATCATAATTCAAGACCTACAGAATCTGGTATTGATTTGGTAGTTATTCACTGTATCAGTTTGCCAGAAGGAGATTATGAAAATGACAATGTTGAACAGTTCTTTCAAAATAGGTTAGATATTTCTATAGATGATAGTTTAGAAAGTCTGGAGAATGTAAGAGTTTCAGCCCATTTTTATATAAAGCGAAATGGTGAAGTGGTTCAGTTTGTATCTGTTGATGATAGAGCTTGGCATGCTGGTGTGAGTGAATATCATAGCAGACAGGGTTGTAATGATTTTTCAGTAGGAATTGAAATGCAAGGTACAGATAAGGATTTTTATCAGTCAGAACAATATCGAAGCTTAAATATACTTCTTTTAGATATGAAGAAAAACTATCCGTCTATAAAAAACATTACAGGACATGAAGATATTGCTCCTGGAAGAAAGACAGATCCAGGTGTTGGCTTTAATTGGGATAGAGTTAATTTTTAG
- a CDS encoding ABC transporter ATP-binding protein, translated as MQVQKALEINNLNKVYKGGFKAVNDISFTVNKGDFFALLGPNGAGKSTTLGMISSLVNKTSGQIKIFGHDIDNDFNQARRHLGVMAQEVNLNIFDTPMDILITQAGFFGIPKKESKPYAGELLKKVDLYDKKDTQVRFLSGGMKRRLMVIRALIHKPKLLILDEPTAGVDVELRNSLWEMISGFHKDGLTVILTTHYLEEAESMCNRIALIHKGKVHVNTDMKSFLKTADKQTYIFDLKNRCNEQITLKFGVVKIIDEVTLEIEVDGGAVLNDIFAELTSKYNLEVLDVRTKAAKLEKLFIDIAKNK; from the coding sequence ATGCAAGTGCAAAAAGCTCTCGAAATAAATAATCTTAATAAAGTCTACAAAGGTGGCTTTAAAGCCGTTAATGACATTAGTTTCACGGTAAATAAAGGCGATTTTTTTGCTTTACTTGGTCCTAATGGTGCTGGAAAGTCTACTACTTTAGGGATGATATCTTCTCTTGTTAATAAAACTTCAGGTCAGATTAAGATTTTTGGTCATGATATTGATAATGATTTTAATCAGGCTAGAAGACATTTGGGTGTTATGGCTCAAGAGGTTAATCTTAATATATTTGACACACCTATGGATATATTAATAACCCAAGCAGGTTTTTTTGGAATACCTAAAAAAGAATCAAAACCTTATGCTGGAGAGTTGCTAAAAAAAGTTGATTTATACGATAAGAAAGATACACAAGTAAGATTTTTATCTGGAGGAATGAAGAGAAGGTTAATGGTTATAAGAGCTCTTATACATAAGCCAAAACTTCTAATACTAGATGAACCTACTGCGGGTGTAGATGTTGAATTGAGAAATTCTCTTTGGGAAATGATCTCAGGATTTCATAAAGATGGTTTAACAGTTATATTAACTACTCACTACTTAGAAGAGGCAGAGTCTATGTGTAATCGTATAGCTCTTATCCACAAAGGTAAAGTACATGTAAATACCGATATGAAGTCTTTTTTGAAAACAGCAGATAAGCAGACATATATTTTTGATTTAAAGAATCGTTGCAATGAACAGATAACTCTTAAATTTGGTGTTGTAAAGATTATTGATGAAGTTACACTTGAAATAGAGGTTGATGGAGGAGCAGTTTTAAACGATATTTTTGCAGAATTAACCTCAAAATATAATTTAGAAGTTTTAGATGTGCGTACTAAAGCAGCTAAACTTGAAAAGCTGTTTATAGATATAGCTAAAAATAAATAG
- a CDS encoding ABC transporter permease produces MSLKDNWIMYTTIFNRESKRIFRIWAQTLLPSVITIILYFLIFGKVVGSRIGTMEGGITYMQYITPGLIIMAVIQNSYGNVVSSFFGLRFSKAIEELLVSPVSNHIIILGYISGGIFRGFIVGVLVSIAAFFLGGFSTIHDLPLVLFGFVFCGALFSLGGLINAIFSQKFDDTTIFPTFILTPLIYLGGVFYDINNLTGFWHFISSCNPLFYIVDFVRFGFIGVSTVNPYIAFGAIIAFTLMLYYLAWYLLSRGIRLKP; encoded by the coding sequence ATGAGTCTTAAAGATAATTGGATAATGTATACCACGATTTTTAATCGAGAAAGTAAAAGAATATTTAGAATATGGGCACAAACACTACTACCATCAGTTATAACTATAATACTGTATTTCTTAATATTTGGTAAAGTAGTTGGCTCAAGAATAGGTACGATGGAGGGGGGTATTACTTATATGCAGTATATCACTCCAGGTTTGATAATTATGGCGGTGATCCAAAACTCTTATGGTAATGTTGTAAGTTCATTTTTTGGTTTGAGGTTTAGTAAGGCTATTGAAGAGCTTTTAGTATCTCCAGTTAGTAACCATATAATTATTTTAGGGTATATCTCTGGAGGTATATTTAGAGGATTTATCGTTGGTGTTTTAGTTAGTATCGCAGCTTTCTTTTTAGGAGGTTTCTCTACTATACATGATTTACCATTAGTACTGTTTGGTTTTGTGTTTTGTGGAGCATTGTTTTCTTTAGGTGGCTTGATAAATGCGATATTCTCACAAAAATTTGATGATACAACAATATTCCCAACATTTATTTTGACTCCACTTATATATCTAGGTGGTGTATTTTATGATATAAATAATCTAACAGGCTTCTGGCACTTTATATCATCTTGTAACCCACTTTTTTATATAGTTGATTTTGTTAGATTTGGCTTTATCGGTGTTTCAACCGTAAACCCTTATATAGCATTTGGTGCTATTATTGCATTTACACTAATGCTTTATTATCTTGCGTGGTATCTATTAAGCAGAGGCATTCGCTTAAAACCGTAA
- a CDS encoding queuosine precursor transporter, with protein MQNSEINSKMIMLATLAMLYGVLSICGQVMASKTVVIFGITASGGVFFMASTFPLNSVITQRYGYKIMRSLILVTLVALVIVAALLSLLSNIQVNSSLTEAYRKVFGITELRIALASFMSYLLSENTTSFCTSLFKKTKLNLAVQIFSAAVMGILIDSIIFTHLAFVGMFPYGIVLELVLSLIIIKTLVTLLVSIFFGIFIKKDI; from the coding sequence ATGCAAAACTCAGAAATTAATTCTAAAATGATAATGCTTGCAACTTTAGCTATGCTTTATGGAGTGCTATCAATTTGTGGGCAAGTTATGGCCTCTAAAACAGTTGTTATATTTGGCATAACTGCATCAGGAGGGGTGTTTTTTATGGCATCGACATTCCCATTAAACTCAGTGATTACACAAAGATATGGCTATAAAATTATGCGTAGCTTGATTCTTGTGACACTAGTTGCACTTGTGATTGTAGCAGCTCTTTTAAGCTTGCTCTCTAATATACAGGTTAACAGCTCTCTTACAGAAGCCTACAGAAAAGTATTTGGCATTACAGAGCTTAGAATAGCATTAGCTTCTTTTATGTCGTATTTATTAAGTGAAAACACAACAAGCTTTTGTACAAGTCTTTTTAAAAAAACTAAGCTTAATCTAGCCGTTCAAATATTTTCTGCTGCGGTAATGGGAATACTTATAGATTCAATTATTTTTACGCATTTAGCTTTTGTGGGAATGTTTCCATACGGTATAGTTCTTGAGCTAGTATTATCTTTAATAATTATCAAGACATTAGTAACTCTATTAGTTTCTATATTTTTTGGAATATTTATTAAGAAAGATATTTAG
- a CDS encoding mechanosensitive ion channel domain-containing protein → MKKNNYIIKLLFCFLVVFCSFTSIYASDFSIQQYIKQTAEVMRTSSKLETYVQNSYEQKNLSDEKLSDYKVKLLEQYDKLTSIENALETKIKQTKDSLREYISLDSDKNKGSFELSDNFLYKVVAGNKPSKENHHTEQNYKDIDFDSNIIQKRYQYLVESYLETKQALSYVGDVKKTLSKDLKLILDTRIKIRNRDFFTKGAFLGHYSSWEKGLSQIEYKISFISLLKYLFSIALVFVIYKVCSIAFYISLKLVRLKFSRYRVIISSLSFFLRVFWNVLIATVLVLILGKLFEYHRIEEFFAAYTICVYFILQNSLVIFLRFLKVSPGNRVQIWLKSYVFILMLLIFLQGVNFFSAVTIIQPVFGLYGNIVVTFIISIMQLFIAYIIYFQLGKLTHRNKKLNILRMALIIFSLIYCVLTFMGLNSLATLLMVNFLQIFVVAIISHSMYSVIVMLLHYIASKTLHNKGSQTSLINRLKNQEKETLPEYWVRTIIKMVFIVIAIVISLVILGIPYQEIRDFFYTIFFTGIRVGGTNYFAIAALLKSLLVILIGLSLSKVVERVFAKNILPYTMMGKGTQKAISTAVWYIGLFLSIIFFIASMGISGTALAFIVSGLSVGVGFALQDLMKNFFAGFMMLVERPIRIGDYVMLDGILNEVKKIRLRSTIVQDFNLNTIVVPNSQFMNSSIKNETYNPLSRMNLKISVNLNQDVEQIFELLMSITKTYKGIVNYPEPFVIFEGYSEYTLDFTLRAYCLRVDRLVIESNLRQAIVKEFERLGIEIPINTSKVILEK, encoded by the coding sequence ATGAAAAAAAATAATTATATAATAAAACTGCTATTTTGTTTCTTGGTGGTTTTTTGTTCATTTACATCAATTTATGCAAGTGACTTCTCTATACAACAATATATAAAACAAACAGCTGAAGTCATGAGAACCAGCTCAAAATTAGAGACCTATGTTCAAAATAGTTATGAACAAAAAAACTTATCTGATGAGAAGTTATCAGATTATAAGGTCAAACTCCTTGAACAATATGATAAATTAACATCAATAGAAAATGCTCTTGAAACTAAAATTAAGCAGACAAAAGACAGTCTTAGAGAATATATCTCTTTAGATTCTGATAAAAATAAAGGCAGCTTTGAGCTAAGTGATAATTTCCTTTATAAAGTTGTTGCTGGAAATAAACCATCAAAAGAAAACCACCATACAGAACAAAACTATAAAGATATTGATTTTGATTCGAATATAATCCAGAAAAGGTATCAGTATCTTGTTGAAAGCTATCTTGAAACAAAGCAAGCATTATCTTATGTTGGAGATGTTAAGAAGACCTTGAGTAAAGATCTTAAATTAATTTTAGATACTAGAATAAAGATTCGGAATAGAGATTTCTTTACGAAAGGAGCATTCCTTGGTCATTATAGTTCATGGGAAAAAGGGCTTAGTCAGATAGAGTATAAAATAAGCTTTATATCTCTTTTAAAATATTTATTTTCGATAGCGTTAGTTTTTGTTATTTATAAGGTTTGCTCTATAGCTTTTTATATCAGTCTTAAATTAGTTCGTTTAAAATTTAGTCGTTATCGAGTTATTATTAGTAGCTTAAGCTTTTTCTTGAGAGTTTTTTGGAATGTTTTAATTGCAACAGTTTTGGTACTGATTCTTGGGAAACTTTTTGAGTATCATAGGATAGAAGAGTTTTTTGCGGCATATACAATATGTGTTTACTTTATTTTACAGAATAGTTTGGTTATTTTCTTAAGATTTTTGAAAGTTTCACCAGGAAATAGAGTGCAAATTTGGCTCAAAAGTTATGTATTTATACTAATGCTTTTAATCTTTCTGCAAGGAGTGAATTTCTTTTCGGCAGTGACTATAATTCAGCCTGTATTTGGACTTTATGGAAATATAGTTGTTACTTTCATTATTTCAATAATGCAATTATTTATAGCTTATATTATATATTTCCAGCTTGGAAAGCTCACGCATAGAAATAAAAAACTTAATATATTAAGAATGGCATTAATCATATTTTCATTGATTTATTGTGTACTAACATTTATGGGGTTAAATAGCTTAGCAACGTTATTGATGGTTAATTTCTTGCAAATATTTGTTGTAGCTATAATTTCTCATTCTATGTATAGTGTCATAGTAATGCTTTTGCATTATATTGCTTCAAAAACTCTTCATAATAAAGGAAGTCAAACCTCATTAATAAACCGTTTAAAAAATCAAGAAAAAGAAACTTTACCAGAATATTGGGTAAGGACTATAATCAAGATGGTTTTTATAGTTATCGCGATAGTTATTTCTTTAGTAATACTAGGAATTCCATATCAAGAAATTAGAGATTTTTTCTATACAATATTTTTTACTGGTATTCGAGTTGGTGGAACGAATTATTTTGCTATTGCGGCATTGTTAAAGTCTTTATTGGTGATTCTTATAGGATTATCACTTTCAAAAGTAGTGGAACGAGTTTTTGCTAAAAATATTCTTCCGTATACAATGATGGGCAAAGGCACCCAAAAAGCAATTTCTACAGCTGTGTGGTATATAGGTTTATTTTTATCTATTATCTTTTTCATAGCATCAATGGGGATAAGTGGAACAGCATTAGCATTTATAGTTAGTGGCTTGTCTGTAGGTGTAGGTTTTGCTTTACAAGATCTTATGAAAAACTTTTTTGCTGGATTTATGATGTTAGTTGAGCGACCAATTAGAATAGGTGACTATGTTATGCTTGATGGTATATTAAATGAGGTAAAAAAAATACGCTTGAGATCAACAATAGTTCAAGATTTTAATCTAAATACTATCGTAGTGCCTAATAGTCAATTTATGAATAGCTCCATAAAGAATGAGACATATAATCCACTTTCTCGGATGAATCTCAAAATTAGTGTTAATTTGAATCAAGATGTAGAGCAGATATTTGAATTACTAATGTCTATTACTAAAACATACAAGGGTATAGTGAATTATCCAGAACCTTTTGTTATATTTGAAGGATATAGTGAGTATACATTAGATTTTACATTAAGAGCGTATTGCTTAAGAGTAGATAGGTTAGTTATTGAGAGCAATTTAAGACAAGCTATTGTGAAAGAGTTTGAAAGACTAGGCATTGAAATTCCAATCAATACGAGTAAAGTTATATTAGAAAAATGA
- a CDS encoding glycosyltransferase family 2 protein gives MNKNEMVSIIIPVKDESEGVDYLFDRLNIVLEKLPVNYELVFVNDGSTDNTLDLLLEKQQQIPQIRIVDLSRNFGKESALYAGFANCNGDAAISIDADLQDPPELILDMVKYWQEGYEVVTAVRENRDSDTKTKRKSAGLFYKLMNSISDTKLTPNAGDYRLLNRAAINAFLELKEKVRFNKGLLSWIGFKEKTLYHAREERAAGQTKWNYWKLFKFSIDGITSFSKTPLEIWSYLGVLIALSGFVYGSWFILKTILFGADLPGYPSLITFILFFSGLQMIGIGMLGSYIGRIFIETKQRPLYIVRKVYSKENTK, from the coding sequence ATGAATAAAAATGAAATGGTAAGCATAATAATTCCCGTTAAAGATGAGTCTGAAGGTGTTGACTATCTATTTGATCGCTTAAATATAGTTTTAGAAAAACTACCAGTTAATTATGAGCTTGTTTTTGTTAATGATGGTAGTACTGATAATACTCTTGATTTACTTTTAGAAAAACAGCAACAGATTCCTCAGATCAGAATAGTTGATCTCTCTAGAAATTTTGGTAAAGAGTCAGCTTTATATGCTGGATTTGCTAACTGTAATGGTGATGCTGCTATTTCCATTGATGCTGACTTACAAGATCCTCCAGAACTTATTCTTGATATGGTTAAATACTGGCAAGAAGGCTATGAAGTTGTTACTGCTGTTAGAGAAAATAGGGATTCTGACACTAAAACCAAAAGAAAATCTGCCGGACTTTTTTATAAGCTGATGAATAGTATAAGCGATACTAAACTTACGCCTAATGCTGGTGATTACAGACTGCTTAATAGAGCTGCTATAAATGCCTTTTTAGAACTCAAAGAAAAAGTTCGTTTCAATAAAGGGCTGCTTAGTTGGATAGGTTTCAAAGAAAAAACTCTATATCATGCTCGTGAGGAAAGAGCCGCTGGCCAAACAAAATGGAACTACTGGAAACTTTTTAAATTCTCTATCGATGGTATTACAAGCTTTAGTAAAACTCCTCTTGAGATATGGTCTTACCTAGGTGTACTTATTGCACTAAGTGGGTTTGTTTATGGATCATGGTTTATATTAAAGACCATTCTCTTTGGTGCTGATTTACCAGGTTACCCATCATTGATAACATTTATCTTATTTTTCAGTGGATTACAAATGATAGGTATTGGCATGCTTGGCAGCTACATTGGTAGAATTTTCATAGAAACAAAACAAAGACCTTTATATATTGTTAGAAAAGTTTATTCAAAAGAAAATACCAAATAA
- a CDS encoding NAD(+)/NADH kinase, producing the protein MSFAYNKVAIIGKHYNKEISESVVAVYKILYKLGIEACVETVSAGDLTIKNLKTKTLHEIAADCDLAIIVGGDGNFLQASRVLALYSDIDIVGVNKGKLGFLTTISPDRRVLKKSLLSILNGESVQSSMSMLKCKVDDKTRYPLEKSIALNEIAITSSRGLMFGLTVYINGQYAFDQRGDGLIISTPTGSTAHAMSAGGPILCRNHDSMVLVPICSHSLNSRPLVISDSSVIDIYITEYNNPEPVLSIDGRHDTILNAHQKITIRKAQKSVKILHLEDYNYYATLREKLGWGKVLF; encoded by the coding sequence ATGTCGTTTGCATATAACAAAGTCGCTATTATAGGTAAGCACTATAATAAAGAAATAAGTGAATCAGTAGTTGCTGTATATAAGATTTTATACAAGCTTGGTATAGAGGCTTGTGTGGAGACTGTATCAGCAGGTGATTTGACTATAAAGAATCTAAAAACTAAAACATTACATGAAATTGCAGCAGATTGTGATCTGGCGATAATAGTTGGTGGTGATGGAAATTTTTTACAAGCTTCAAGAGTTTTAGCTTTGTATAGTGATATCGATATAGTTGGTGTAAATAAGGGTAAACTAGGATTTTTAACAACAATAAGTCCCGATAGAAGAGTTCTTAAGAAGTCATTGCTATCTATATTAAATGGCGAAAGTGTTCAATCATCAATGTCTATGTTGAAATGTAAGGTAGATGATAAAACTCGTTATCCTCTTGAAAAATCAATAGCTCTTAATGAAATCGCAATAACATCATCTCGAGGTTTGATGTTTGGCTTAACAGTGTATATTAATGGTCAGTACGCTTTTGATCAACGTGGTGATGGGCTTATAATATCAACACCAACAGGTTCAACAGCTCATGCTATGTCAGCAGGAGGCCCAATTTTATGTCGAAATCATGATAGTATGGTTTTAGTTCCTATTTGTTCTCATTCTTTAAATAGTAGACCTTTAGTTATTTCTGATAGTAGTGTTATAGACATTTATATCACAGAATATAATAATCCTGAGCCGGTACTTAGTATAGATGGTCGACATGATACAATTCTTAATGCACATCAAAAAATAACAATTAGAAAAGCACAAAAGAGCGTAAAAATACTTCACTTAGAAGATTATAACTATTATGCGACGCTTAGAGAAAAGTTGGGCTGGGGTAAGGTGTTATTTTAG